A single genomic interval of Halichondria panicea chromosome 2, odHalPani1.1, whole genome shotgun sequence harbors:
- the LOC135331191 gene encoding uncharacterized protein LOC135331191 isoform X2: MAGSQAMERCNFEDLYVLSASVLSLDLSRKGICKLPELQDCEKLECLYIEGNELSTLPESLFISCPNLRWLDLRNNHLTSIPPSIEKLRYLRTLLLEGNRIISLPPQLGRLRHLTGLNLSNNPLENPPKHIVQKGTKVVLQHLLKLLREYEEDSEQMFNASHHHIDVNSMQRLHVSSKLGLPLPLLSKQIPLHAHPQSPCFAIKRKHFNKERSVNSPECLVVNKKCVKKMETSTKIHNVTQGIKKQPPPPKLSAEEKLEISVTIEKRKAVETLKVWREEARELKRKQDQQVGVDGQLGYQKAEEIAPFATFSTENRLRESLSTNRLKAIDRQNAFRDVRETELRTRINKHMLELATLRKQAGLISSPSDELLQAEKKLAEALVWRKDIEGEKSREYRLSAFTGDLPG, translated from the exons ATGGCTGGGTCACAGGCCATGGAAAGATGCAATTTCGAGGATTTATATGTGCTGTCTGCAAGCGTACTCTCACTCGATCTCAGCAGAAAAGGAATATGCAAACTTCCAGAGCTTCAGGACTGCGAAAAACTAGAG TGCCTATATATTGAAGGAAACGAACTGTCAACACTACCAGAGTCTCTGTTCATTAGTTGTCCCAACCTTCGCTGGCTAGACTTGAGAAATAATCACCTTACTTCTATTCCACCATCAATTGAGAAACTCAG ATATTTGCGAACTCTACTCTTGGAAGGCAACCGCATAATTTCTCTCCCTCCTCAATTGGGTAGACTACGTCACTTGACAGGTCTGAACCTCTCAAACAATCCGTTAGAAAATCCTCCCAAGCACATAGTCCAAAAAGGAACTAAGGTAGTCTTGCAGCACTTGCTAAAATTATTGAGAGAGTATGAAGAAGATAGTGAGCAAATGTTCAACG CGTCTCATCATCATATTGATGTTAATTCTATGCAAAGACTGCATGTGTCCTCAAAGCTTGGACTGCCATTACCATTACTGTCAAAGCAAATACCACTACATGCACACCCCCAATCACCTTGTTTTGCAATTAAAAGGAAGCACTTCAATAAAGAACGAAGCGTTAATTCACCCGAGTGCCTTGTAGTGAACAAAAAATGTGTCAAGAAAATGGAAACAAGCACAAAAATACATAATGTCACCCAGGGTATAAAGAAACAGCCACCTCCTCCAAAACTAAGTGCTGAGGAAAAGTTGGAGATTAGCGTTACAATTGAAAAGAGAAA GGCAGTAGAAACACTGAAGGTTTGGAGAGAAGAAGCACGAGAGCTGAAGAGAAAACAGGACCAGCAGGTGGGTGTTGATGGACAATTGGGTTACCAAAAGGCAGAGGAAATAGCTCCATTTGCTACTTTCTCCACTGAGAACAGATTAAGGGAATCACTGTCCACGAACAGATTGAAG GCAATTGATAGGCAAAATGCATTTCGAGATGTACGCGAGACTGAACTAAGAACAAGGATCAACAAACACATGCTCGAACTAGCAACATTACGGAAACAAGCAGGACTTATATCATCTCCTTCCGATGAACTATTACAGGCCGAAAAAAAACTTGCTGAG GCTCTTGTCTGGCGTAAGGACATTGAGGGTGAAAAGTCAAGAGAATATAGACTATCTGCATTTACTGGAGATCTACCAGGATAA
- the LOC135331191 gene encoding leucine-rich repeat-containing protein 40-like isoform X3: MAGSQAMERCNFEDLYVLSASVLSLDLSRKGICKLPELQDCEKLECLYIEGNELSTLPESLFISCPNLRWLDLRNNHLTSIPPSIEKLRYLRTLLLEGNRIISLPPQLGRLRHLTGLNLSNNPLENPPKHIVQKGTKVVLQHLLKLLREYEEDSEQMFNGESNTANSSPTHIESNPSNETASHHHIDVNSMQRLHVSSKLGLPLPLLSKQIPLHAHPQSPCFAIKRKHFNKERSVNSPECLVVNKKCVKKMETSTKIHNVTQGIKKQPPPPKLSAEEKLEISVTIEKRKAVETLKVWREEARELKRKQDQQAIDRQNAFRDVRETELRTRINKHMLELATLRKQAGLISSPSDELLQAEKKLAEALVWRKDIEGEKSREYRLSAFTGDLPG, translated from the exons ATGGCTGGGTCACAGGCCATGGAAAGATGCAATTTCGAGGATTTATATGTGCTGTCTGCAAGCGTACTCTCACTCGATCTCAGCAGAAAAGGAATATGCAAACTTCCAGAGCTTCAGGACTGCGAAAAACTAGAG TGCCTATATATTGAAGGAAACGAACTGTCAACACTACCAGAGTCTCTGTTCATTAGTTGTCCCAACCTTCGCTGGCTAGACTTGAGAAATAATCACCTTACTTCTATTCCACCATCAATTGAGAAACTCAG ATATTTGCGAACTCTACTCTTGGAAGGCAACCGCATAATTTCTCTCCCTCCTCAATTGGGTAGACTACGTCACTTGACAGGTCTGAACCTCTCAAACAATCCGTTAGAAAATCCTCCCAAGCACATAGTCCAAAAAGGAACTAAGGTAGTCTTGCAGCACTTGCTAAAATTATTGAGAGAGTATGAAGAAGATAGTGAGCAAATGTTCAACGGTGAGTCCAACACTGCTAACTCTTCCCCCACCCATATTGAAAGCAATCCATCAAATGAAACAG CGTCTCATCATCATATTGATGTTAATTCTATGCAAAGACTGCATGTGTCCTCAAAGCTTGGACTGCCATTACCATTACTGTCAAAGCAAATACCACTACATGCACACCCCCAATCACCTTGTTTTGCAATTAAAAGGAAGCACTTCAATAAAGAACGAAGCGTTAATTCACCCGAGTGCCTTGTAGTGAACAAAAAATGTGTCAAGAAAATGGAAACAAGCACAAAAATACATAATGTCACCCAGGGTATAAAGAAACAGCCACCTCCTCCAAAACTAAGTGCTGAGGAAAAGTTGGAGATTAGCGTTACAATTGAAAAGAGAAA GGCAGTAGAAACACTGAAGGTTTGGAGAGAAGAAGCACGAGAGCTGAAGAGAAAACAGGACCAGCAG GCAATTGATAGGCAAAATGCATTTCGAGATGTACGCGAGACTGAACTAAGAACAAGGATCAACAAACACATGCTCGAACTAGCAACATTACGGAAACAAGCAGGACTTATATCATCTCCTTCCGATGAACTATTACAGGCCGAAAAAAAACTTGCTGAG GCTCTTGTCTGGCGTAAGGACATTGAGGGTGAAAAGTCAAGAGAATATAGACTATCTGCATTTACTGGAGATCTACCAGGATAA
- the LOC135331191 gene encoding leucine-rich repeat-containing protein 27-like isoform X1 yields MAGSQAMERCNFEDLYVLSASVLSLDLSRKGICKLPELQDCEKLECLYIEGNELSTLPESLFISCPNLRWLDLRNNHLTSIPPSIEKLRYLRTLLLEGNRIISLPPQLGRLRHLTGLNLSNNPLENPPKHIVQKGTKVVLQHLLKLLREYEEDSEQMFNGESNTANSSPTHIESNPSNETASHHHIDVNSMQRLHVSSKLGLPLPLLSKQIPLHAHPQSPCFAIKRKHFNKERSVNSPECLVVNKKCVKKMETSTKIHNVTQGIKKQPPPPKLSAEEKLEISVTIEKRKAVETLKVWREEARELKRKQDQQVGVDGQLGYQKAEEIAPFATFSTENRLRESLSTNRLKAIDRQNAFRDVRETELRTRINKHMLELATLRKQAGLISSPSDELLQAEKKLAEALVWRKDIEGEKSREYRLSAFTGDLPG; encoded by the exons ATGGCTGGGTCACAGGCCATGGAAAGATGCAATTTCGAGGATTTATATGTGCTGTCTGCAAGCGTACTCTCACTCGATCTCAGCAGAAAAGGAATATGCAAACTTCCAGAGCTTCAGGACTGCGAAAAACTAGAG TGCCTATATATTGAAGGAAACGAACTGTCAACACTACCAGAGTCTCTGTTCATTAGTTGTCCCAACCTTCGCTGGCTAGACTTGAGAAATAATCACCTTACTTCTATTCCACCATCAATTGAGAAACTCAG ATATTTGCGAACTCTACTCTTGGAAGGCAACCGCATAATTTCTCTCCCTCCTCAATTGGGTAGACTACGTCACTTGACAGGTCTGAACCTCTCAAACAATCCGTTAGAAAATCCTCCCAAGCACATAGTCCAAAAAGGAACTAAGGTAGTCTTGCAGCACTTGCTAAAATTATTGAGAGAGTATGAAGAAGATAGTGAGCAAATGTTCAACGGTGAGTCCAACACTGCTAACTCTTCCCCCACCCATATTGAAAGCAATCCATCAAATGAAACAG CGTCTCATCATCATATTGATGTTAATTCTATGCAAAGACTGCATGTGTCCTCAAAGCTTGGACTGCCATTACCATTACTGTCAAAGCAAATACCACTACATGCACACCCCCAATCACCTTGTTTTGCAATTAAAAGGAAGCACTTCAATAAAGAACGAAGCGTTAATTCACCCGAGTGCCTTGTAGTGAACAAAAAATGTGTCAAGAAAATGGAAACAAGCACAAAAATACATAATGTCACCCAGGGTATAAAGAAACAGCCACCTCCTCCAAAACTAAGTGCTGAGGAAAAGTTGGAGATTAGCGTTACAATTGAAAAGAGAAA GGCAGTAGAAACACTGAAGGTTTGGAGAGAAGAAGCACGAGAGCTGAAGAGAAAACAGGACCAGCAGGTGGGTGTTGATGGACAATTGGGTTACCAAAAGGCAGAGGAAATAGCTCCATTTGCTACTTTCTCCACTGAGAACAGATTAAGGGAATCACTGTCCACGAACAGATTGAAG GCAATTGATAGGCAAAATGCATTTCGAGATGTACGCGAGACTGAACTAAGAACAAGGATCAACAAACACATGCTCGAACTAGCAACATTACGGAAACAAGCAGGACTTATATCATCTCCTTCCGATGAACTATTACAGGCCGAAAAAAAACTTGCTGAG GCTCTTGTCTGGCGTAAGGACATTGAGGGTGAAAAGTCAAGAGAATATAGACTATCTGCATTTACTGGAGATCTACCAGGATAA